One Pan paniscus chromosome 16, NHGRI_mPanPan1-v2.0_pri, whole genome shotgun sequence DNA segment encodes these proteins:
- the GJD2 gene encoding gap junction delta-2 protein isoform X2, with protein MFVCNTLQPGCNQACYDRAFPISHIRYWVFQIIMVCTPSLCFITYSVHQSAKQRERRYSTVFLALDRDPPESIGGPGGTGGGGSGGGKREDKKLQNAIVNGVLQNTENTSKETEPDCLEVKELTPHPSGLRTASKSKLRRQEGISRFYIIQVVFRNALEIGFLVGQYFLYGFSVPGLYECNRYPCIKEVECYVSRPTEKTVFLVFMFAVSGICVVLNLAELNHLGWRKIKLAVRGAQAKRKSIYEIRNKDLPRVSVPNFGRTQSSDSAYV; from the coding sequence ATGTTTGTGTGCAACACCCTGCAGCCCGGCTGTAACCAGGCCTGCTATGACCGCGCCTTCCCCATCTCCCACATACGTTACTGGGTCTTCCAGATCATAATGGTGTGTACCCCCAGTCTTTGCTTCATCACCTACTCTGTGCACCAGTCCGCCAAGCAGCGAGAACGCCGCTACTCCACTGTCTTCCTAGCCCTGGACAGAGACCCCCCTGAGTCCATAGGAGGTCCTGGAGgaactgggggtgggggcagtggtggGGGCAAACGAGAAGATAAGAAGTTGCAaaatgctattgtgaatggggtGCTGCAGAACACAGAGAACACCAGTAAGGAGACAGAGCCAGATTGTTTAGAGGTTAAGGAGCTGACTCCACACCCATCAGGTCTACGCACTGCATCAAAATCCAAGCTCAGAAGGCAGGAAGGCATCTCCCGCTTCTACATTATCCAAGTGGTGTTCCGAAATGCCCTGGAAATTGGGTTCCTGGTGGGCCAATATTTTCTCTATGGCTTTAGTGTCCCAGGGTTGTATGAGTGTAACCGCTACCCCTGCATCAAGGAGGTGGAATGTTATGTGTCCCGGCCAACTGAGAAGACTGTCTTTCTAGTGTTCATGTTTGCTGTAAGTGGCATCTGTGTTGTGCTCAACCTGGCTGAACTCAACCACCTGGGATGGCGCAAGATCAAGCTGGCTGTGCGAGGGGCTCAGGCCAAGAGAAAGTCAATCTATGAGATTCGTAACAAGGACCTGCCAAGGGTCAGTGTTCCCAATTTTGGCAGGACTCAGTCCAGTGACTCTGCCTATGTGTGA
- the GJD2 gene encoding gap junction delta-2 protein isoform X1 has translation MGEWTILERLLEAAVQQHSTMIGRILLTVVVIFRILIVAIVGETVYDDEQTMFVCNTLQPGCNQACYDRAFPISHIRYWVFQIIMVCTPSLCFITYSVHQSAKQRERRYSTVFLALDRDPPESIGGPGGTGGGGSGGGKREDKKLQNAIVNGVLQNTENTSKETEPDCLEVKELTPHPSGLRTASKSKLRRQEGISRFYIIQVVFRNALEIGFLVGQYFLYGFSVPGLYECNRYPCIKEVECYVSRPTEKTVFLVFMFAVSGICVVLNLAELNHLGWRKIKLAVRGAQAKRKSIYEIRNKDLPRVSVPNFGRTQSSDSAYV, from the exons ATGGGGGAATGGACCATCTTGGAGAGGCTGCTAGAAGCCGCGGTGCAGCAGCACTCCACTATGATCGGGAG GATCCTGTTGACTGTGGTGGTGATCTTCCGGATCCTCATTGTGGCCATTGTGGGGGAGACGGTGTACGATGATGAGCAGACCATGTTTGTGTGCAACACCCTGCAGCCCGGCTGTAACCAGGCCTGCTATGACCGCGCCTTCCCCATCTCCCACATACGTTACTGGGTCTTCCAGATCATAATGGTGTGTACCCCCAGTCTTTGCTTCATCACCTACTCTGTGCACCAGTCCGCCAAGCAGCGAGAACGCCGCTACTCCACTGTCTTCCTAGCCCTGGACAGAGACCCCCCTGAGTCCATAGGAGGTCCTGGAGgaactgggggtgggggcagtggtggGGGCAAACGAGAAGATAAGAAGTTGCAaaatgctattgtgaatggggtGCTGCAGAACACAGAGAACACCAGTAAGGAGACAGAGCCAGATTGTTTAGAGGTTAAGGAGCTGACTCCACACCCATCAGGTCTACGCACTGCATCAAAATCCAAGCTCAGAAGGCAGGAAGGCATCTCCCGCTTCTACATTATCCAAGTGGTGTTCCGAAATGCCCTGGAAATTGGGTTCCTGGTGGGCCAATATTTTCTCTATGGCTTTAGTGTCCCAGGGTTGTATGAGTGTAACCGCTACCCCTGCATCAAGGAGGTGGAATGTTATGTGTCCCGGCCAACTGAGAAGACTGTCTTTCTAGTGTTCATGTTTGCTGTAAGTGGCATCTGTGTTGTGCTCAACCTGGCTGAACTCAACCACCTGGGATGGCGCAAGATCAAGCTGGCTGTGCGAGGGGCTCAGGCCAAGAGAAAGTCAATCTATGAGATTCGTAACAAGGACCTGCCAAGGGTCAGTGTTCCCAATTTTGGCAGGACTCAGTCCAGTGACTCTGCCTATGTGTGA